One genomic segment of Labeo rohita strain BAU-BD-2019 chromosome 14, IGBB_LRoh.1.0, whole genome shotgun sequence includes these proteins:
- the LOC127176664 gene encoding dehydrogenase/reductase SDR family member 13-like: MVLFIFFVIFLVAYFIGHRIFVHRKRFTGTAKLHGKTVIVTGANTGIGKATAAQLAIRGARVILACQNKQRGEAAAQEIRKETGNEAVIFMHLDLASQKSVRSFVENFLKTEPRLDLLINNAAMGAPGRSEDGIGIVLAVNHIGHFLLTNLLLERLKECGPSRVINVSSCGHNFGTIDFDCINTHKTLNLGSSDLDIFKAYASTKLCNVLFTHELAKRLEGTNVTCYSLHPGSVRSELARNLHEWHARLLLLIIRYFWATDPVSGSQTTLYCALQENIEHLSGRYFSDSQLAQAKAEGRDDGIAKKLWEVSEKLCGIA; this comes from the exons AtggttttgtttatattttttgtgatttttttggtTGCATATTTTATAGGTCATAGGATTTTTGTTCACAGAAAGCGCTTCACCGGCACTGCCAAACTACATGGGAAAACGGTCATTGTAACGG GTGCCAACACTGGCATTGGGAAGGCGACTGCCGCACAGCTGGCCATAAGAGGAGCCAGAGTGATTCTGGCCTGCCAGAACAAACAGAGAGGAGAAGCAGCAGCTCAAGAAATCAGGAAG GAAACTGGGAATGAAGCTGTGATCTTCATGCACCTGGATCTTGCAAGTCAGAAATCCGTCCGATCTTTTGTCGAAAACTTCCTGAAGACCGAGCCCAGACTAGACCTGCTCATCAATAATGCGG CAATGGGCGCTCCAGGACGCTCTGAAGATGGCATCGGGATAGTCCTCGCTGTCAATCATATCGGTCACTTCCTGTTGACCAATcttctgttggagcgtctgaaGGAGTGTGGGCCCAGCAGGGTGATCAATGTGTCATCTTGTGGTCATAATTTTGGCACTATTGATTTTGACTGCATCAACACACACAAGACGCTCAATCTGGGATCATCAGACTTAGATATATTCAAGGCTTATGCCAGCACCAAGCTCTGTAATGTGCTCTTTACCCATGAACTGGCCAAGAGACTGGAGGGAACCAATGTCACATGCTACAGTCTCCATCCAG GGTCAGTAAGATCAGAGCTTGCCCGTAACCTTCATGAATGGCACGCGCGCCTTCTCTTGTTAATTATTAGATACTTCTGGGCGACCGACCCAGTGTCCGGGTCTCAGACGACGCTGTACTGTGCACTGCAAGAGAACATCGAGCACCTGAGCGGACGATACTTTTCAGACTCTCAGCTGGCGCAAGCCAAGGCCGAGGGCAGAGATGATGGAATTGCCAAAAAACTGTGGGAAGTTAGCGAGAAGTTATGTGGCATTGCGtga